GAGTTCATACATTTACCATTTCAATGATAAGAATTTACACAATGGAGATTGCACACATCTACCGAAGACAATTGTCAAGTATCACAGTTGTCAAAAGTATCTCAAGTTCCAAGGTCTCGGTAAGTATCATGTGTAAAATATATATTTAGAAGACGCATATACATGGAACATGCCGCATCTGTACTATATAAAGCAACCTGCGTTGCCGTCTCAGTATGAGCATAATCAAGTCGTAGCCCAATGATAATATACCTACGTAGTTGATACAAAAGAAAATCCCTCTGAATCCAAAACTCCTCATGATGCTGTAAAACCAAGAAGCTCATATAATACAAGAGTCAAGCTAAATATAACTGACCTTGGTGCCCATGCCGGCCGTAGCCATTACTTTATTCCATGAAGTACCCAAGATTCTCTGAATTCGTTGCCTCAGGCCCTTGTGGCCGAGCATGACCAGAAATCCCACCAGGAAAACCAAGAATCTCATCAGCAGAGCAGGGTTGCTATTCAGAGCAACGGCCAGCTCCTCGATTACTGACCGTAACCTGGTCATGACCATAGTAGCTCTTGCAGTAAATGTCGCGGGCGCCACGGCTTTGCCATTCTGTCGtgatgagatggacgatTTATTATGCCGGGGCTGGGGTCTATTTTGGCGAGACCTGTTGCCGCTTGTTGAGGAACTGGGTGATTGTTCAACACCATAGTCGACTTCACTGGCTTCTCGTCGCACTCGCTCTTCCTCCAGCCTCTTCCGTTCCCTGGCTTCATTTTCCGCTCGCTGTCGTCTggcctcctcaacctcccGGCGGagctcctcttcttgcctttgacgTTCTTCGCGTTCCAGGCGTTCCTGCTCTTGCTGATCCTCTTGCAAACTCTGAAGTGCCTGGAGGAAGGCTTCCCTTCGCTCATCATCCAGAACTGAGCTTACACTGATGAATTCACGAGCATACTCCCATTCATTATTCCGTAGTAGAACGTGCAGAGTATACAGCTCAAGAATTTTGACACGGGCATTGAGATCTCGGGGTGTGTTTGCGCCACTGGTACCAGGAGCTGGTGATCGGTATCGCGATCCCATCCGCGACCCAGGAGCCGGTGAGCCGTTGAACTTGCCCGCGAGATCGAGATTCGGGGCGGTAGTAGTGGCGAGATATGTCTCCAACCGACGCTGATTCAACGTCTGATCACGAGCATGTGCGAGTAGAAGTGTTGCACTGCAAGAAGTGTGGTTAGTCTCCCAGTTCAATTAGCCAGGAAAATTGGCCCATGCTTACAGATTGATAACGACGTCAGAGTCAACGTCACCCTCAACACCGTGGTAGCCATTATGAACAACCTCCTCCCATACTTGTCCGTCGCGGACCTTTGAGCACAACGCCCTCCATTCCTGATTACCAAAAGCGTCTTTGCCCTCCTCAGggtccatttccaaaatggcattAAGAATGGTCAAGTACAGGCTCCATACTTTGATCCTCGTGGTCCTCGAAGCAGCAGCTACGGGTGCGGGCTCTCCGTCATCAGCAGAGCCGGGTGGGGTGATGAGTGGTGTTAGAGTGGTGAGTGCCTCGGGTAATCGACGCGTCAGGAATAAGGTTGAGGCTTGGCGATATGTCTTGGAAATCTGAGACGTATGCCTCGACGCGATGGTGGACGACTGCAACGAAGAAATGGACGACGAAAGAATGTTGCGGCCAAATGCGTCCGAGGTAGAGGCGGTCATGGTCGGACTGCCCGCAGCAAAGGACGATCCATTGACGGACGACATGACGGATAACCCAGAGTTCGAGCAGGGGAGTTACCGGTTCGGCATATGCGGAGTGGTTGTGGTGCTTTTCTCCAGAATAGCACAATCGATAAATTGACGGTTaagagatggagaggagaggCCCCTTCCTAGATACCGAAGTGACAAGAGGTCGGAGGCCGACGATGGATGACCGGGCTGGCCAGTGAAGACCAGATAATAGTTTTGTGATGCTGTAGCGCGGCGCCAGCACAAACGAGGCAAGaatggaagaagaggagtAGAATTGGAAAATGCGTGCCAGAGAAAGCCAAAGGCCGCGTAGATGAGAATGATCAAATGGCGGACCGCGACATGACATGTGTTCCGGTGCCGTCGTCGAGCATGCCAGTCGGGCAGTCGGGAGGCGGTCGAAAGAGCTCCAAGTGGGTTTTTTCTCGGTCGTTGAACTCTGGCGCTGTGGAGGGCAGCATTAAGCCGAGGCTTTGGGGTCGGCCGTGCTCTCAGTTTGGTTCCTTGGGCATCTGCAGAACGCAGGCAGTTTCCAGAGCGACTCCAGCAACTGTAGCCAATAGCATGGGCTGCTTCCGGTGCCAAATGACAGGGATCCTGTTGGGGGCGCTCAACTGCACGAACCATCTTTTGTTGACCTCGGCGACAACTGGCCTGTTTATGAGTGTTAGTAAGATACTTCTGTTTACCCAATCTCCGCATGCTATTGAAAGTACCTCTACAGCCTCCACTATCCATCACGAGGACTTACTTCTCCAGCATTGCATCGTCATGTTCTCCCACCACCTCCATCTGATGCCACCCCATGCAGGGGTCCCACCCATCAGATGTGCAAATTGCCCCAGAAATCGGAGATGACGAACCCTTTCCAGTATCGCCAACTGCATTGTCTCGAGTCTTGTGCCTGCTTTCATTTCCACATTGCCAATGCGCATATCAAAGCCATTGCCCATCTTTATGAATTGGGTTGGGTACCGCTTGTCAATCGCGGAGACCCCGAACCAACAATCACAGGCAAATCAAATCCGTTTTCGCGGATGTGCTCCTGGAATCTGGTCGGTGATGGCGGGTGAAATAACCCTTGCAGCGTTGCAGATTGAATTAGCGTCCATTATAattgcttctttcttttgttctAAAGCGTTCTATGAGTATTTACTGTAGTATCCAAACTGTACATTATGTCCAAATAACTCGACTAGAAGCACTCCATCCCGACCCGTGGTATCTATAATTTCGTCAAACGCCGCCTCTGCAGCAAAAACACATGGATATATACTCCCAGTAACAAAACACGCCATGTATAATACAACGGTTGCCCCTTACACCTGTGAGGCGTTAAGCAGCCACCCTTCATCCCACGAATCGCTTCGATGTTCGTCTCCACGAAACGTCCGCGTCCCCATCATCTCTCGATACAATGATACTGTCTTCTCTTTCAATCATCGACGGCTCAAACCCAAGGAGTTGTTCTTCGCGGATCCAGCCTGATTCGACTGCAAAGCACACAATGTCCCCGGCAGCACCGAAACAGGGaacatcgtcgtcggcgtcCGGGTTCAAGTACGTCCACATATCTGCCGTCAGCTTCTTGAATTCAGCCACCTCCTTGGGATCGCCTTGAAAATTTTCAACTAGGTATTCGTAGAGATAGGCGAGCCAGAGCACATTTGTGTATGGCACGTATGCCTCCCAGCAGAGCGGGCCATCCACGCCTTTGGCATAAGGAGTCTTGTGTGCTTCCGGCGGTAGACATTTGCGATCTGCGCGAAGCAGAAACGACCGCATCTGCCGGTAGATCTTGCATTGTGCCGCGTGTGTGCTTGTGAACAGACTGAGATCTCGCTCCAGGTCGTAGGCGATTGGTTTCGCAAAGTCAATAGTCAGGTCCTCTGCTCTCGACAATCCATAATCCAAGATGGTAATGTCGACGCCCGAATAGCCAAAGTATCCCTGTGCCCCAGGTTTTTTTTGCGTCGTAGGTCGTACTTGTCGGATACACAGATTTCCCTCGTGAAGATCGCGATGCTGCGACAATGTTAGACTGCTGTTGTTATTCGTACTATCGCCGTACCGCAGAGCAAACGTACCTCAAACATGGCCAGTTCCTCCGCCCTGGCCAATGCAATTGCCTCCAGAAAAAAAATATCCCAGAGTTCACTCTCACTCTTCAACTCCCAATCCTCCAACGCAGTACCAGCATCCCCCAACTCAACAACCAAAAATTTGGTATCATCCAAGTATCGACTTGGCGACGGATAAAACTGCGCTCGTCCAGGatccttcctcttcatccgccTCTGAAACACCTGGTGCGTTTCCAGCAACGCTCTCGACGTCTTCCCCTGCACAATATACCTCTCTTTGTACACCACAAAGCCAGGGATATCCGCCAACCACTCGGATATCTGCAACTCGCCATTGACATCATTCTCCGAGTGGGGTTCCTCGTCAACGAGCCTGGATCGCACCTGGGCTTTGGTCTGTGGCTTAATCGGCGACGGTAATCGGATCACCTTAATCACACTGGTTCCTCGC
The genomic region above belongs to Pochonia chlamydosporia 170 chromosome 2, whole genome shotgun sequence and contains:
- a CDS encoding protein kinase-like domain (similar to Cordyceps militaris CM01 XP_006667095.1) produces the protein MDDTIASITEKLSIVQIEDEPKQPRRSPRKSIKRIEIIDDATDSSDSPEDLGDSDYRNTKGDSQETISTNDKSLDEFQEQQSLADLTGDTSLRILTWDDVCPPGDRIEKIAEASYAEVYRVTNERGTSVIKVIRLPSPIKPQTKAQVRSRLVDEEPHSENDVNGELQISEWLADIPGFVVYKERYIVQGKTSRALLETHQVFQRRMKRKDPGRAQFYPSPSRYLDDTKFLVVELGDAGTALEDWELKSESELWDIFFLEAIALARAEELAMFEVRLLCGTHRDLHEGNLCIRQVRPTTQKKPGAQGYFGYSGVDITILDYGLSRAEDLTIDFAKPIAYDLERDLSLFTSTHAAQCKIYRQMRSFLLRADRKCLPPEAHKTPYAKGVDGPLCWEAYVPYTNVLWLAYLYEYLVENFQGDPKEVAEFKKLTADMWTYLNPDADDDVPCFGAAGDIVCFAVESGWIREEQLLGFEPSMIEREDSIIVSRDDGDADVSWRRTSKRFVG
- a CDS encoding peroxin 26 (similar to Verticillium alfalfae VaMs.102 XP_003001108.1); translated protein: MSSVNGSSFAAGSPTMTASTSDAFGRNILSSSISSLQSSTIASRHTSQISKTYRQASTLFLTRRLPEALTTLTPLITPPGSADDGEPAPVAAASRTTRIKVWSLYLTILNAILEMDPEEGKDAFGNQEWRALCSKVRDGQVWEEVVHNGYHGVEGDVDSDVVINLATLLLAHARDQTLNQRRLETYLATTTAPNLDLAGKFNGSPAPGSRMGSRYRSPAPGTSGANTPRDLNARVKILELYTLHVLLRNNEWEYAREFISVSSVLDDERREAFLQALQSLQEDQQEQERLEREERQRQEEELRREVEEARRQRAENEARERKRLEEERVRREASEVDYGVEQSPSSSTSGNRSRQNRPQPRHNKSSISSRQNGKAVAPATFTARATMVMTRLRSVIEELAVALNSNPALLMRFLVFLVGFLVMLGHKGLRQRIQRILGTSWNKVMATAGMGTKVSYI